Below is a window of Anabas testudineus chromosome 10, fAnaTes1.2, whole genome shotgun sequence DNA.
CTAACGCTAGTAAGAGCTGTCCAGTGGCCTACACACACATAGGTGTGGTGTCTTTTGGTTGCTGAGACCTATTGAACAGCTATTACCTTGTTACCTCAGCTGCTCACATTAAAACGACTGAAAAGACGagctacaaaacaaacacctagccgttagcatgctaacacacacacacacacacagccgcaCGTCCAATCAGTAAGGACGCGTACCTCACGGTGCGAAAATCAATAAAGCAGCTCTGGCGTTTAATGTAGAATGTCCAGAGAAAATGTAAAGGTTGTATTTGTAACTATATCCCACGGCTAGGATTTGACAGCCGCTACGTTCAATCCAAAATACAGATGCCAGAGGCGTAGTGATGTCACCTAGATATATGATGTCatagtcttcttcttcttcttctacttctacttcttccacttcttcttcttcgtaGGAGACATTATCGCCACCAACCTATTAGTTACAGAAAACTTCAATTCTGGAAAGTCCTGTAGATTCTTTTGGTTTTAAGTTGGTTTAAGTTCTGTAtcttaaatatagaaaaatgttttgagaaGTGCATTTTAACAATCATATATTTAATCGCCTCTATTAGGCTCTTCCTTTAAAGACTTTGTAAATTTAGAACAAGCAAATGTCACGTGGTCTCTGCTGGCTTCCATGCATCACAGTTCCCAttcagatgttttgtttattgttttttttcagtataTTATTCAGTCTAAGTGGAGTGAGCAGTGTCTTCAATCACCCTCCTCCAACTAGAACCTAGATGTGTATCACCTGCCTCCAGACTGACGGCTTCGGCCAGAAGTTGCTAAGCTGGTATCATTCCACCATCGATAGCTGTTATCAAAGTCTTTGATCATTGTCTGCAAACACAGTGGACTGAGAcatatgaaagaaaaacactgtattatATGTTTGGCATTACTTAGGACAAACACTAGCTTAGAATATAGTTACTTTGACAAATGAGACACCAACAGCTCTTTATTTTATAGAAGTGAGAATAAAACTCCTGCCTGATTGATGCTTTGtgaattgtatttgtattttatttacattggAACTGCATGATAGCAGCTTAGAAAAAGatgtctcagtctcagtcttcGATAATCCAACCTGCTGAGTCAGGTGTTCTCGTGGCCTACAGCAGTGCGCTGGTATTAATATCTCagtaaacaacatgaaaactagTTTTCAGTGTGTTACAGGTCTACTTACAATGGACATGAGAAATTAAGAAGAATGAAAAtggagagtgaggcagctgagtgtgGATGAGAGGGTAGGTGGTTCCACCATCGTacaaccacagagctgaaaagtgtagcctgggatcttttgaggtgaggggcCCACAGGATGTTGTTCCCTGGCAGAGCCCAGcgggtgggagggattgtagacctggatgagggagttcaggtaggccaTTCAAGTTGAGTTCACCACTTTGTAGGTgagggtcagggctttgaacctgatgtgggcagctacaggaagccagtgcagagatccgagaaagtggtgtaacgtgtgtcctttttgtctcatcaaatgagacgtgctgctgcattttggatcatctggtgcagctggtaacccCAACAGTAAGGCAGAGGAAAGTGATACTTTAAGCTGCATAATCCAACCCGTTGACTCAAGTCTCGTGGCCTACAGTATTGGAGTGGTACTGATATCTCATtagacaacacaaaaaatggTTTTGAGTGTGTTACAGGTCTACTTACAATAGACATGTTTTCAAACCACTTTTACAGCATATCAGGAGACACATGATCAACAGGGTTGATCATGTGATCAAGATTTGATCAAGATTTGTGGGTCGTTGCTATAGTCATGGTTAGCCTGAACTCCCCCCACACACTCCCCCCCTCCATTTACCTTTACATATACTCATTTtacaaggcaaaatatctaaaaaaaatggaaacaactTTAAAGTGCGTTAAAGGGAAGAAGTGTGTTTCTTGTTCCACAAGGATGATCAACCTAGAGACATCATGTAAGTATTAGTGCATCAACACTTCTGTGCTACTAGTGCACTGcagcaattattattattattattattattattattattattattattacagtaatatGTAGTCAGTGGTTAGGTTCCTATCTTTTAGTGAGTGCATATGCCTTATATCCACCCATATATTGATCTATATTTAGAGTAAAAAGGTCCAGGTTCCTCCGTCGTGACTGCTCGCCACGCTCCGGTGACGCCTCATGTGTGAGTCCAGCAGGAGGAGCAGTCCGAGCTGCGCTGCGCTCCTCCAGCAGCCGCCTGCCCTGCATCATGGACAGCGATGACGAAAATCTAGAAGAGGTCGTGGACGGTGAGCAGCAATCTTCTCTTTATGTCTGGGGAAATGAACGGAACACAAAGGCCAGTTGTTGTGCGCTGATGTCAGATTCACTTCTCCTCTATTTAAATCAGCATGAGTCAGTGTGACGCTGGGCCGCTCGGTAACGTCAACAACCGCGGACTTGAGTTCAGCAGGAGATCCGCCTGACAGGCGAGGCAGCGCGGCCCCCGTGCTGGGGGCGTCCCGCTGCCAGCATGGCAGCTGGAAGTACTTCATGAGTCACTTTACTCAGTCACTTGCCACACTGCCAGTTTTTACTTCACCGGGAAATGTAGTCCTGCAGTTTACAcgtacatttagttatttagagACAACTTTATCCAAAGTGAGTTACAGAGCAAAATGTCTGAGACAAGGAGAAGAACCTTGAAGTGAAGTGCTGTAGGAAGAGCTGGGTGACATGAGCTGcaagtgttttaataaagtgTTTGAAAGATtgtgaagagttctgttttcaacaCGTTTTTGAAAGTTGACAGTGAGCAGAGATGAGAAGGTCACAGTTCTGCCTGATGGGAAAGACAGTAGGACTGAAGATTAGAGCAGAGCATGTGGTGGTGGACCATGTCAGAGGCTGCAGAGTGATCTGATCCAATTCAGACTGAAGACTGAACCGCAGCTTGTGCATCCCTCAGGGAATCCCTAACACTGACGGGTTGAATGTGATGTGTTCAGAGGATGTTTGTGTTGGTTGTTGGTCTCCAGAAACAACGATAAAGTAAAATAtcactgtaaatacatttatatattgttGTGTTCTCTTTTGATTGTTAAGTAATCACTGCAGCTTCCACTGTTTCAGACCTGTgccactgccctgcttgttttccagagAGGTGTTGCTCAAAAGCACAATTAAGACATTCAGGATGACTGAAATATCCTAGTTTGACCTATTCTGTTAAGCTCGTCCTGGCTTATTCCGTTGCACGTTTGCTAAGCCAGAGTAAGAAGGTGCAGCTGAGTCAAGCCAGGTGTAGATATCTGGGATATGTGCGCATTTACTTTATTGTTTAAAAGGCGGCATGTATCCGTCACAGAGTTACTGATTAAACATGGACAATACCCGCGCAGCATACTTTAaacccacagagcagcagcacaatatGGAGATGTACTGTacgaagaaaacaaaaatatgacaaTAGGAGAGGGAAAAGCCCAGCAGACAATAGCAGATTTATTCCAGAGAAAATGTTACAGTGCAGTTACTGAACATATGCACTAAACAGTTGTAGTATAAATTCCTTAAATAGGATCATCAGCAGTGCATGTTACTCAGGAAAATCCACAGTTCGCATTTGGTACATTTAACTTGTTTCACCCCCcctattttttttcttggttaaTTTATTGAACCAAATCTATAATGTCATAATTTGACCAGTATATATCAATTTACCTATCTTattaattttctatttacatAGCCTCCCTGTATTCCCCTGAGAATCGTTTAATATGGATGTGGGTGCAGTCCACTGAACCAATGACATTAGTGAAGgctgaaacacaaactaaactgaGGTTAAGACAATTATGTAATTTGTAATTCATGTTACCTGCAATTTTGTAGAACTCCTCCTTGATGTGGAGGGGACGTTTGTGACTAGGGAAGGTTATAAACACATGGACAAGTGATTTTATTGCCAGCGTAACTCTTCTTATTGTACGGCAATAGCCAAGTACTGCAGGGttacacacacaccatctgtgAGACAGTGAGAGTGTGGCCCCACGCTGTCTGGTGTTTTATATGTGGACCCAAAATCCATCATAAATATCTGATGCCACCGCATGAGAATGTGTACCTGTCAATCAGGTATTGGTTTTCAAATGCTAAAGGATCAGGCCTGTCCCGGACAACTCTCACAAAAACTCACAAAATGAGCATGAGCGTTTCTAATGAACTCAACAATTGCAATACACATATTGTTCAAACCACAACAGCAATCTTCATAAAACTAGTGATATCTGGAAAATCCCAGCTAAATCCCTTATCTTGGTTTCGTGCAACAACACtcacattcaaaatgttatctgtaattaaacagtttttttcctgtgctctcctctgtgtgtgtaggtcCGTTGGATGACGATGGTCAGCCTCATGGTTTCTGCACAGTGACCTACTCATCCAGTGATCGCTTTGAAGGACACTTCACCCATGGAGAGAAGAATGGCAAGGGCaagttcttcttctttgatGGAAGGTACTGTACAAGGGTCCTGATTGTTGTAACTGTAATCAGACTAGTGCTTTTACTTACACTACAGTCTGAATTAGACTAAAAGTTGTCTGtattcataaaatgtaattatttttccaAATATTCTTATAATTTTCATAAAGTTTCAGAGAAAATACCGTAACAacttttttaatctttacatttatttccaaCAATCGCCCAGTAGACTGTAATAACTTGTATATAAGAAGGATTATCTGTCATATTATATTAGAACTTCATAATCAGAGTGTAATCACAAGTGAAGCAGCGTAGTATTAAGTAACAATAATTCAGTTCATAATAATTCTGTTCAATGAATTCGCCatgatttcacatttcacagccTAATAAAATATCTCCTCCACAAAGTTACATTAGTTATCATATTAAAAGGCAGTGAATTTATTATCAGAGATGTAAGAGTTCTAAAACTAAGATCAAAACTGTGACCCACACATCCACGGTCTTCTGTCACAGAACATGGGAATTACAGCTCTTTGAATACAATCTAAgttgtgtgtctttgctgtAAGTACACACACGCCTCTGTACAAAGCAGGAGGATGAAGCCTGTGCATCACATCgcatttaaagaaaatctttCTTGCAGatttgtgcagagctgtggtCATGTTTATTTGAACTTTAGAACATAACCGCTGTGAAATAACTAGAAaacaccctttttttttttccagatccTTCGGTCTCTCTGTCGTCCATCTCCTTGTCTACCCTTTAGCTCACTCGACCACTGCTCTCTTGCCAGGGAGGAGGGATCAGTGGTGCATTCACTAACATCAATAGACAAATCATAATTCCACGCCAAATCAAGCTACCTCTTGAATCAAAGCTACCTCTCATGCATTGCTAATTCTCACTGTTCAAGTAAAGAGGAGACTAGTAAATTTGGAGTGAGATTAGGGTGcaatattaaaaagaacatcTCTCACGGATCCCTTCTTTCCTATCAAAGCGCTATTCAGACAAACCAGATCGTTCATGAACGTAACATCACTAACTGTCACACTATCTCACATCTCTAGTGAAGTGGTCGCTTTGGTAAATGCCACAAAGTAGTGTTTCACAACAGCATGTTGCCACATGGACTGAGTTAACCttattttcactgcagctgtctTCTTTTCTTACTCACCATAGTACCCTGGAGGGTTTCTACGTAGATGATGCTCTGCAGGGCCAGGGGGTGTATACGTATGAAGATGGCGGCGTCCTCTATGGGACGTATGTGGATGGCGAGCTCAACGGGTCCGCCCAGGAGTTTGATGGAGAGGGCCGCCTGGTCTTCAAGGGCCAGTACAAAGATAACAGCCGCTGTGGGGAGTGCTGGGTCTACTACCCTGTGAGTCAACTCAGTGCTCACAACAGCACACTGCCTACATGTTGTACATGTGTTGAAATTACACTTGAGTTCAAGCAGGATTCATATTTAGGAAGGATTTATCTTATCACTACCATACCACAGGAGTTCTGTGTGTTcataattaaagtaaatgaacagtgtttgttgtgtgtattGTGGATGTTGGTGTGTACTGTGGTGCGTCTAGGATGCGGGATGTGTGTTTGGCTCAGTGAATGAGGACGGGGAGATGACGGGTGACTCTGTAGCGTATGTCTACCCGGACGGACACACGGCTCTGTTTGGAAGCTTTGTGGACGGGGAGCTGATTGAGGCTCGCCTCGCCACCCTGATCTCCAACGAGAGTGGAAGACCACGCTTCGAAATCACACCTAACAGTAGGTAGAGAGTCAGGGAAGTTTTTTATGGAGATTCATGCACACTGCACATCAGTCTGTGGAGTCTTTACTGTAAGTTTAGATCCTTATTAAATCATCACCTCCACATAAGGACATGGCCCGTGGATGAATCCATTTttcaatgtgaaaatgtgaagtttttaaagaagaaaaaaataactggcCAAGAGTATCCACAGAATCGAATCCAATAAAACTTTAGCAGTAATATAAATGTGATGGTAGAACAGTGGATCCCTTCACTACAAAGCTGAAAACAATCAGCAGCGGGTtgaagagcagcagagcatCTCTACATGAGATGTCTCATTTCTCAACGTTTTCATTCTAATGACGAGGGCCGTACTCACTTCTATTGTAACTTAACATAACATACTATGTTTTAAAGGTCCTGTGTACTCGTACGACAAGTCCACGTCCACATGTATTGCCACTCACTCACTGCTTCCTGACCCATATGAGAGCCAGAGGTGGGTCAGCTTTACATATGCCTCTGTCCTGATAGTTACCACAGAGATTAGAATGATACAGGAGCCAGATGCAGCACTGTTCTTCATATTTGTCatcatgttgtttctttgtgtcagGGTGTTTGTGGCGGACTCTTTGATTAAAGGAGCAGGACAGGGCCTGTTTGCCAAGACAGACACTGAAAAGGACACTGTGGTGGCTTTTTACAACGGAGTACGCATCACACACTCTGAGGTATAACACGCAGAGCACAAGTAAACAAAGAGATCATCTTTTCATGTAGTCATTCCcagcattttaacatattaaaaTTGTAGTTTAAATGTTCTGGAGAACTTTGTTACATTTTGTCAGCCATCATGTGGTAATTTGCACTGCATTGTGTTTTTCACGACCATGTGGACTCCTCAGGTGGACAGCAGAGACTGGGCACTTAATGGAAACACAATCTCACTGGACGAGGACACCGTGATCGATGTCCCTCAGCCGTTTGACCAGATAGAAAGATACTGTGCCTCATTGGGTCACAAGGCCAACCACTCCTTCACCCCAAACTGCCAATATGACCCGTGAGTCCAAACAGGGGAAAGAGTCAAAGATTTAAACAATGTGTCCATGTAGTATCTGTCCTACTTTCATTCACACCACACACAAAGTCTTGTTTGGTAGATGGTGTAATGTTCCAAATAGACCTCTTGCTCATGCTGGCTCAGTCTAGCGAAACTAAGGGATGATAATTATATCCTGATATTGtagttttagtatttagtataaACAGCAAGTGTAAAAATGAAGTCaatacaaagtgaaaaaagaaaaaagaaaatttacaACAAAACGCATTCTTGCAGTTGTTGTTAGTTCATTTGCAACTCAACAACAATTTTTGGGATAATGTTTGAAGCTATATTGGTTTATAGTCTGTAGAACTAATAAAGAAATGTTACAAATATCAAAGCCCGTGCGATCCATGAATACACTTGACTTGGTCAATTGCACATGAACCATGGTTATTGTAAATGAAATCCATTCTATGCAAGAGTGTGATTTAATGAATCCAGTCTGATCCgatctgtttgttttgtacagGTTTGTCCATCCTCGTTTCGGGCCTATCAAGTGTATCCGAACTTTGAGGGCTGTGGAGAAAGACGAGGAGCTAACGGTTGCCTATGGCTACGATCACGATCCGACAGGGAAGAATGGCCCAGAAGCTCCTGACTGGTACAAGCAGGAACTGGAGGTGTTCCAGAAGCGACAGGCAGCTCCTGTTGGCCAGTGAGAATGCAGATGAGTTCTTCTGGACAATTAAAAGCCCCTCTACCAATGCCACCACCTTTCAATACTCCTGGAGCCTTATTGCACTTGATATCCCATGCAGCTGCAACCCACACTATAGATATTTGAGTTGTTACTATGCTTTGCTTGGTATTCAAGTGAAATACTGCTTGAGCAATTCAGTACGAACAGAGACTTTGGAGATCTAGGCTGAAAGCGACACAAGAACTATGCAAGAAACCAAATGATTTTAAAGGAGACATGTAACTGAATATGATGTTCTGTCAAATTTTACCACTGCCCTCGTATGGCAATGATTTACATGCTCATGATAGGTGCTTATAAATTTAGAGCATGATGACAAATTACTACAAATACTGTCCATATCATCTCTTACACAGTCAATAGTTTTACACagtagctgctgttttcttaacAGGGTTAACCTTGAGGTGTTGAGTTAAACAGCACTATTTGTACTGCAGAGTATTTATATTATGTGGTTAAACTCTTTAACTAGTACTTTCACTAGTACTGTCACCTAGTACAATAGTTCTAGGCACTTCACATGTTATGATTCTTCTCCATCATCAGTACCATAATCCTTCTacagcacaacaacaagcccaaaCATCCAGCCAGGGTCATAAAGAACCATGTCTAATTCCAGGGCAGTTCACACAGCTAACAGtatacacagtacagtatataattacAGTgactaatttatttataaaatctgAAATCGGTTAAGTACTGTATTTCCCAAACTCTTAGAGATGATGTCAGAATTCAGAAATATGTATTTCCTGAGCTTTGTATAGGTTTCTAACTTGTGGAGTTAAAAATGGATGGCCTAACACTACAGAAAAGACCTGTGAGCCTGTCCCACTTTTCTAACCTAATGATCTTTGTTCAGATGCTACACAATAAAGTCCAAAATGAAGAAAGTCTGTTTTCATGCTTCATTTATCACTGAATGATTGACACACAAgtactgacataaaaaaaaaaaaatctgtttatctATTTACCTGTTTTATGTTGCAATCAGAAtgctattaaaaaaacaatttgcatAAATGGAATACTAGAAGTATTTTTGTAACTTAATATGATGTGATTAATCTATGGAGCTACGTTTAAAACAGGtttaacagagaaacactgtgtaaataaatatgttttaaaagctCAGTGCTAACACCGGAGAGGGGGCGTGGCTTGCGTCCTGAGAGTCCAAACTCTGGGCACCAAAGCCCTGTGGTTGCCTCCACCTGCAGCTGGTCAGCCAGGTTAATGGATAAACTTCCTACCTGGGGAAACAACAGGGAAACCAGCCATTAACCCGGAACACACACGCTCAACGGGTGAGAAATACTGCGAAGGGCCTTTCTGGAATGAAAAGAAGTACAATTTAGTTTCCAGAGACACTCACCAGCGCTGGAACTGGGATGTTTTTGACACCGAAAACTCAAAAAGCGACGCCGCGCATCAAGCTAACCTGAgagttagctaacgttaacccACAAGCTAAAGCTCACCTCTGACCGGTGCGGACGGGTAATAACGGGACGTTACAGCGGCTTCATACTCGGCATGGACCGGTAcaggtattttattttcaaccaAAAGAGCGTGCTCGTCTTCGGCATCCTCCAGGTGGCTTGTGCTGGACTTTGTGTGGTCTGTGGGTTTATGGACGCAGTTTTCCGCAAGGATACCCCGCTGAGTAGCACCAGGACACCGGTGTGGGGCGGACTGGTGAGATTTTGAAGTTCTTTTCTCCAGGTGGACACTAGAGCCCgcgttgttgtttttcatgacCCTCAACCTTTTCCTAAGTGTTGGGATCATCATTTGTGTACACGGTTTTCAGGCCTTTTCTGTCTAAACAAGAACAAATCCAGCAAATTCCCCAGTATGCTGGTGGAGTCTGGTGCGAGATTATGGGACATATACAGCAGGGGCTTGTGCTGagtttgaaacattttattttctagttGTAAAGGGTGAATTCAGCACTTTCGTATGAATTGTATTAAACGTacttatattaaaatatctctccACTTCTATGTGGATCaactccaggtgacatcatctggaggagtgGTTCACTTCAGATTATGTTGACTTGGTGCTCATTCTGTGTTGATGTACTTCTAGTATTGGTTGATCTGTTCTTCAAGATGACGTGATCTGAGCTACAATCTCCTCCagaatgacatcatctggaagcagagagatattttaatgtagagaagaaagagagagttttaatactgtttttttAGCCTACTCTCACTCCCCAAACTACAATAATACCAtaggaagcaagttgaaaacTGGTAACATTGCCCTTTAACCCTGTTGACTGTCTGTACTGACCATTTGCTTGTGTGTCACTTCATTCTGGACATGCTCGCTTCCTTTTAGATCATGGCCACTCCTGGTGTTTTGGCGCTGTTTGCCTCCCAAAGGAAAAACGCAGTACTGGTAAGCTTCCAGAAATAATGTACATTTCAAACTTTTGACCTCTTTATAATATCAAAGTCTTCTACCTGTAATATTCTTATAAAAACCTTGGCATAAATCCACTAAATACTAAGTTAAGGCAGTATTGTTCCAACTGTTGttgaaataacacaaaacagcattcacaaaatgcttttattaattaaaatgatacaGTGTTTCTAGAAAACTAGGTACATACACTACCCGTCCAAAACAAAGTCTTGCCATAGCATTGTCTTagtaagcttctgcaatgtcacagcatttattcCCAGGATTCctctgatgcacccatcactctggaacagggtaaatctggactcatcagaccacatgaccttcttctattggacagttcttaacccagtttttgtagtttcaacaatctccttagatgttttcttttcttgattcatgtcaataatttgaccctttggaaacagatgaacatcttttccaggaccacaggatgtgtcttcagacatggttgtttaggaaatcagaagctactcactgcatcagttagagttaaataacttgttgccagcttAAAAAgtatcatccatgcagtaattgtCCAATGGTAGGCTCTTACCTTAgttgcttagttaaatccaggtggtgacttttttttgtcaccACCTTTTTTGCAGTGTATGTGCAATATGGACAAAAGCAAAC
It encodes the following:
- the setd7 gene encoding histone-lysine N-methyltransferase SETD7 isoform X1, with protein sequence MDSDDENLEEVVDGPLDDDGQPHGFCTVTYSSSDRFEGHFTHGEKNGKGKFFFFDGSTLEGFYVDDALQGQGVYTYEDGGVLYGTYVDGELNGSAQEFDGEGRLVFKGQYKDNSRCGECWVYYPDAGCVFGSVNEDGEMTGDSVAYVYPDGHTALFGSFVDGELIEARLATLISNESGRPRFEITPNSPVYSYDKSTSTCIATHSLLPDPYESQRVFVADSLIKGAGQGLFAKTDTEKDTVVAFYNGVRITHSEVDSRDWALNGNTISLDEDTVIDVPQPFDQIERYCASLGHKANHSFTPNCQYDPFVHPRFGPIKCIRTLRAVEKDEELTVAYGYDHDPTGKNGPEAPDWYKQELEVFQKRQAAPVGQ
- the setd7 gene encoding histone-lysine N-methyltransferase SETD7 isoform X2, which gives rise to MDSDDENLEEVVDGPLDDDGQPHGFCTVTYSSSDRFEGHFTHGEKNGKGKFFFFDGSTLEGFYVDDALQGQGVYTYEDGGVLYGTYVDGELNGSAQEFDGEGRLVFKGQYKDNSRCGECWVYYPVCTVVRLGCGMCVWLSE